A genomic stretch from Anaerolineae bacterium includes:
- the tuf gene encoding elongation factor Tu (EF-Tu; promotes GTP-dependent binding of aminoacyl-tRNA to the A-site of ribosomes during protein biosynthesis; when the tRNA anticodon matches the mRNA codon, GTP hydrolysis results; the inactive EF-Tu-GDP leaves the ribosome and release of GDP is promoted by elongation factor Ts; many prokaryotes have two copies of the gene encoding EF-Tu) yields the protein MAKQKFERTKPHMNVGTMGHIDHGKTTLTAAITKYCALQGWGQ from the coding sequence ATGGCTAAGCAGAAATTTGAGCGCACGAAGCCGCACATGAACGTGGGGACGATGGGGCACATCGACCACGGGAAGACGACCCTGACGGCGGCCATCACGAAGTACTGCGCCCTGCAGGGGTGGGGCCAG